A stretch of Halichondria panicea chromosome 1, odHalPani1.1, whole genome shotgun sequence DNA encodes these proteins:
- the LOC135348331 gene encoding piggyBac transposable element-derived protein 4-like: MELIGLLDTVSELEHTVRELEEDQEVCYDHDEPSDDDFETDLESDSDAAVEDDDEMVDGMAPTPKRRKLARDNGLQKAKSTGRYPVFGGVVGPVDQLDPSVTPCLDFVKLLWPDSLCEYIAEQTNLYARQCGAKGWSATNSAELWVFLGIVLEMGIHRLPEITDYWSKDPLLGVQCVSNVMSLKRFQSLWRYLHCEDNTSITDARKVTSKLKTVLETLKANYFMRYNPSQDEMMIKYKGRKSGKIHMPKKPVKLGFKVWCCSCSCCGYLCVFDVYSGKLTDSSGKKIAVKGLVKNVVHRLLTPFYGHQHVVYMDNFYTSGPLIEELAKQNVFTVGTILKNAAGFPASLKDVVLDKGDYTSMTVGDISYSMFNDRRVVSFATNVFPDHMPHTVMRMHKDGTLRSQSVPPCLPAYNMYMGGVDNTGRMRKTYGYDRKCRRYWFRIFFQFLDVSVNNAYILYRHNCVRVGSKAMPLKGFRLELIHSLLGVPRTRSSASGLASLNIVFPPSQGARVSANSVGVSRGRCQVCVREKIPSREQQHTAMACPHCRIRICKGHSVIGHTCAS; encoded by the exons atggagctgattggactccttgacactgtcagcgagcttgagcacactgtcagagagcttgaggaggaccaggaagtctgttatgaccatgacgagcccagtgatgacgattttgagacagatctggagagtgattcag atgctgcagtggaggatgatgacgaaatggtcgatggcatggctccgactcccaaacggaggaagctggcgagggacaatggactccaaaaagctaagtccacaggaagataccccgtctttggcggtgtggtcggtcctgtcgatcaacttgatccgtctgtaactccatgcctagattttgttaagttactttggcccgatagtttgtgtgagtacatagccgaacagaccaacctgtacgctaggcagtgtggtgctaagggttggtcagctacaaacagtgccgaattgtgggtgtttttggggattgtactagagatgggcattcataggctccctgaaattacggactactggtccaaggatccccttttaggtgtacaatgtgtgagcaatgtaatgtcgctcaaaaggttccaaagtttatggcggtatctgcactgtgaggacaatacgtccatcactgatgcacgtaaggtaactagcaagctaaaaactgttttagagactcttaaagccaactacttcatgaggtataatcccagtcaggatgagatgatgataaagtacaagggtcgtaaaagcgggaaaattcatatgcccaagaagcctgttaaactggggttcaaggtatggtgctgctcatgttcatgctgtgggtatctctgtgtgtttgatgtatacagtggtaagctcaccgattcctctgggaaaaagatagctgtgaaagggcttgtgaaaaatgtagtccatcgtttactcactcctttttatggtcatcagcatgttgtgtacatggacaacttttacacgtccggtccattgatagaagagttggctaagcaaaatgtgtttactgtcggcacaattttgaagaatgctgctggtttcccagcaagtcttaaggatgtggtactcgacaaaggtgactatacgtccatgactgttggtgatatttcttactctatgtttaacgaccgtagagttgtgtcctttgcaacaaatgtgttccctgaccatatgccccacactgtaatgcgaatgcacaaagacggtaccctacgctctcagagtgtccccccctgtctccctgcatataacatgtacatgggaggagttgacaatacagggcgtatgaggaaaacctatgggtacgatagaaagtgtcggcggtattggttcaggattttctttcaattccttgacgttagtgtgaataatgcatacattctatacaggcacaactgtgtcagggtgggttcaaaggccatgcctttgaaagggtttcgattggaactaattcatagtctattgggtgtgccacgtactcgtagcagtgcctcaggtctggccagtctaaatatcgttttccccccatcacagggcgcacgtgtgagtgcaaatagtgtcggagtgtctcgtgggcgctgtcaagtgtgtgttcgggagaagatccctagcagagagcagcaacacactgcaatggcatgtccccactgtcgcataagaatatgcaaaggacactctgttatcggacacacatgtgctagctaa